The Apium graveolens cultivar Ventura chromosome 6, ASM990537v1, whole genome shotgun sequence genome contains a region encoding:
- the LOC141667899 gene encoding uncharacterized protein LOC141667899 isoform X2, whose product MFRRGISAITERETSTSSNDEVGSGGEVKKRESPPDDDVCAICFGDFSVPCRTNCGHWFCGSCIMQFWHYKATIKRCKCPICSRLISALTPEACLLGRQEKEVLDVLQNVHRYNCLFQGGFSGLLQLILGLLYNISPFNFIPTGGYTAHRLFELCAILVVVVLCFIGLCCRAISRRRLRHLVAGHNWNDM is encoded by the exons ATGTTTCGGCGTGGTATATCGGCGATTACAGAGAGAGAAACAAGTACAAGTAGTAATGATGAAGTTGGTAGTGGCGGAGAAGTAAAGAAGAGAGAAAGTCCACCAGATGATGATGTATGTGCAATCTGCTTTGGTGATTTTAGTGTTCCTTGCAGGACTAATTGTGGCCATTGGTTTTGTG GCAGTTGTATCATGCAGTTCTGGCATTATAAGGCCACAATCAAAAGATGCAAATGTCCAATTTGTTCTCGCCTAATTAGTGCTTTGACACCAGAGGCATGCTTATTGGGTCGACAAGAAAAGGAAGTGCTTGATGTGTTACAAAATGTACACAGGTACAACTGCCTTTTTCAAGGTGGCTTCAGTGGACTTCTGCAG TTGATCCTGGGTCTGTTGTACAACATCAGCCCCTTTAACTTCATTCCAACAG GAGGATACACAGCTCATAGGCTTTTTGAGCTTTGTGCAATACTTGTGGTGGTTGTCCTGTGTTTCATAGGCCTTTGCTGTAGAGCAATATCTCGAAGACGCCTCAGGCATTTGGTAGCTGGTCATAATTGGAATGATATGTAG
- the LOC141667899 gene encoding uncharacterized protein LOC141667899 isoform X1, translating into MFRRGISAITERETSTSSNDEVGSGGEVKKRESPPDDDVCAICFGDFSVPCRTNCGHWFCGSCIMQFWHYKATIKRCKCPICSRLISALTPEACLLGRQEKEVLDVLQNVHRYNCLFQGGFSGLLQNILALPFLIKRIFQGLMDPDRFRINYYTARLLGLILGLLYNISPFNFIPTGGYTAHRLFELCAILVVVVLCFIGLCCRAISRRRLRHLVAGHNWNDM; encoded by the exons ATGTTTCGGCGTGGTATATCGGCGATTACAGAGAGAGAAACAAGTACAAGTAGTAATGATGAAGTTGGTAGTGGCGGAGAAGTAAAGAAGAGAGAAAGTCCACCAGATGATGATGTATGTGCAATCTGCTTTGGTGATTTTAGTGTTCCTTGCAGGACTAATTGTGGCCATTGGTTTTGTG GCAGTTGTATCATGCAGTTCTGGCATTATAAGGCCACAATCAAAAGATGCAAATGTCCAATTTGTTCTCGCCTAATTAGTGCTTTGACACCAGAGGCATGCTTATTGGGTCGACAAGAAAAGGAAGTGCTTGATGTGTTACAAAATGTACACAGGTACAACTGCCTTTTTCAAGGTGGCTTCAGTGGACTTCTGCAG AATATACTTGCACTGCCATTTCTCATCAAAAGGATCTTCCAGGGACTGATGGATCCTGATAGATTCAGAATTAACTACTATACTGCACGCTTGCTTGGT TTGATCCTGGGTCTGTTGTACAACATCAGCCCCTTTAACTTCATTCCAACAG GAGGATACACAGCTCATAGGCTTTTTGAGCTTTGTGCAATACTTGTGGTGGTTGTCCTGTGTTTCATAGGCCTTTGCTGTAGAGCAATATCTCGAAGACGCCTCAGGCATTTGGTAGCTGGTCATAATTGGAATGATATGTAG